CCGACGACCTGTACTTTCCGGGATTTCCTTGGCCAGGGGGGGGTGCGTCCAGCCTGGCCGCTTTGTTCGTCGCGCGTCGGACGTCAGGGTGAGTCCGAGTCGGCGTCGAGATCGATCACCTCGCGAGCCCAGCAGGTGACGGTGCCGCGAGTCGCCTCGAAGTCGGCCACTCGGAGGTTAATCCCTTCGAGTTGTCGACGGCTGACGTCCAGGATGCGCATGCCTCCGGTCGGTTGCGGGAAACAGCCTTTCTCGACCGCGAAGTCCTGCGGCCCGAGGAAGCGCAACCGGCGGACGACGTCGCCCCGGCCCAACTTCATATCGATGTAGGAGGCGGACCATTCCCCCGGATCGTTGTGATAGCAAAGGGAGACGATCTCGTACTCCCACGGCCGCTCGACGATGGCATGGTCCGGGTCTCCGTCGTACGGCATGCTGCCGGTCTCCGTCATCCCTGGATGAGTGGGGGGAGTCGACGAGGGCCAGCCCGAGGAGGACGATGGCGTTTGCCGCGTCGGGCTGTCGACATCTGTCTCAGAGAGGACAGGACGACGGAGCCCCGGGTCGAATGACGATTCAGGAGACCTGGCCGACCTGCTTCTTCGGCTTGGGCTTGCGAAGGACGGGCGAGTCGGGGAACTTGCGGAGGATCCAGCGCGAGAGCCCCCAGTCGACGAACCAGGGCGCGATCCGGTTGGCCAAAACCAGCATCCGGCCCTTGCCCGAGAGGGTGATCTCGCGCTTCTTCTTCTCGACCGCCCGCAGCGCGGCGGCCGCGACGAACTCGGGGGACGCGGTCCGCCAGTCGGCGACGGACACCCGCGCGGTCTTCGCCACGGCGTTCTCGTCGAACGGGGTCGCGGTGAAGCCGGGGTTCACCTGCAGGACGTGGATCCCGTACCGCCGCCACTCGATCCGGATCGACTCGACGAATCCCGAGACCGCGAACTTGCTGGCGCTGTACTCGACCCGCCCGGGGAGCCCCCGGCGGGCGTTGATCGAGCCCATCACCAGCATCACCGGGTCGACGCCCTCGCCCAGGAGCGGCAGGGCCGCGCGGCAGACCTCGGCCATCGCGAAGAAGTTGATCTCGAAGACCCGGCGCAGCACCCAGGCCTCGTGGGTGTCGAACTGCCCCGTGGCGCCGACGCCGGCGTTGTTGACGACCAGGTCCAGCGCGCCGAACCGCTTGCGGACGGCGTCGAAGAGGCGGTTGCGGTCGGCCTCGACCGTCAGGTCGGCGGCGACGACGGCCACGCGATCGGGATCGGCCCCGGCCGCGATCAGCCCTCGGGCCGTCTCGTCGAGCCTGGCGAGGGAGCGGCCGGTCAGGACGACGCTGGCGCCGCGGCGGACGAGATCCTCGGCGACGGCCCGCCCCAGCCCCGAGGACGCGCCCGTGACGAGCGCGCGAGTGTCTTTCCAAGATCGAACTTGGCCCATGTCGGTCTAACCCGGATGACTTCGAGTGGTCGATCAGGAGGTCGGTCCGGGTATTCTATCAGGGGAGGCAAATCATTTGACAGTCGTGTTCACCGCACCCTCGATCTGGGTGAAGGTGGGGACGTCTTCGGGATTGGTGCTGCGCCAGCCGTAGCGAGAACTGGAGCCGGAGCGCTGGGGCTCGCTGACGACGACTCGAGGCTTGCTTCGGCCGTCGTCGATGACGGTGGAGCGCGAGCCGACGACGGTGGCGCCGTCGATCGAGTCGGGGACCTCGCAGACCGGCCCGACGGTGACGTTGCTGGGCACGACGGCCCCGGTCCCGGGCGGGCACGGGCTCATCGCCGAGGCGCCGTTGTAATAGTAATGGTGCTGGTGGCAGCCCCCAAAGCAGCAGCAGAAGCCGCCGATCAGCAGGGCCGCCAGTCTCCTGCGCCCCTCCCGGAGCGGCGTGCGGGCGTTCCTCATGGCGAATCTCCCAACGAACCGATCCATCCGGAGAGCCGCGCGAGTCGAAGATGTGGATGCAGCGATGGGGCCCCTGGCCGACCTCCTGTCGGCACTGGTCATGCCGGACTTTATCGAAACCCGGGCGATCGGCCAACGGCAGTTTGCGCGGCGCTGCGCGACCCTGCGGGCGAAGCGGGGCGGGGCGGATCCGGTCCGGCTCAGTCGCGGCGTCGGGTGGCGCGGTCGATGTCGCGCTTGGCTTCCTGCTTCTTGAGGGCCTCGCGCTTGTCGTAGGTCTTGCGGCCCTTGGCGACCGAGATCTCGACCTTGGCCATGCCCTTCTTGAAATAGATCATGAGCGGCACGAGGGTGATGCCGCGCTCGTGGGTGCGGCCGGCGAGCTTCTCGATCTCCTTGCGATGCAAGAGCAGCTTGCGGGGCCGCTTGGGGACGTGGTTCATGCGGTTGGCTTGCAGGTACTCGGGGATGTCGCAGCCGTTGAGCCAGATCTCGTCCCGGTTCACCTCGGCGTAGGCCTCGTCGAGGCTCGCCTTGCCGTTGCGCAGGCTCTTGACCTCGGTGCCGGTCAGGACGATGCCGGCCTCGACCTTCTCGATCAGGTCGTAATCGAACCGCGCGCGGCGGTTGCGGGCGACGATCTTGATGCCGTCCGAATCGTCCTTGCCCTTGGAGGCCGATTTCCCCGCGTCTTTCTTGGCCATGGTCTCGACGGAGCCCCGTTTGAGTTGGCTTTCGGTTCGTTCGGGCCGCGTCGCGCGCGACGTCCGCTCAGGCCCGGGTCGCGTGGCAGGCGACGACGGCCTCGGCGACGATCGCGGCCGGGTCGCTCGACTCGGGGACCAGGACGGGCCTCGGGAAGCCCCCGTCTCGGATCGCCGCGGCCTCGCGGCCGATCAGCACGACGAAAGTCGGGGTCAGGGCCCGGTCGACGGCGGCCGCGGCGGCGCGCTCGTAGGTGAACAGGTTCCAGACGCCTTTCCAGCGGCCCTCGTCGACGGCCGGCTCGCTCGCCTCCATGCTGGCGGCGCGGCGCAGCTCCAGGTCGAGCGCGAAGTCGGCGGCGAGCCAGCGATCGCCCAGGCCGCTCTGCCGCCACTTCGACTCGGGCATCCGGTGGGCCGCCGCCCGGACCTCGGCGAAGAGCCGGTCGCGCGGGTGCGCCGGGAACCCCGACGGCGGATCGCCTTTCAGGGCGTCCCGCCGCAGCGACTCGGCCCCGAGCGCCTGGACGATCCTGGAATGCACTTCCGAGGCCAACTCGACCGCCCCGGCGTCGTCCGGGTTCGCTGCGGCCACGGCGATCAGGCTTGGCCGGCGGTCGAGGCTCGCGAGCAGCTCGTTGACGGTCATGTTCGTGAGCGGGTCGAGCGACCAGGGGGCGATCTCGACCGCGGGCACCAGCGCGAACCGCCGGAAGGGCAGCCGGGGGTGGGGCACGGTGATCTGGGGCGTGCGGCGCACTTCCTGGCCGTAGAGCAGCAGGTCGAGGTCGAGCGTCCGCGCCCCCCAGCGCTCGTCGCGGACGCGGCCCAGGCGGGCCTCGACCTCGTGGAGCCGCTCCAGCAGGCTCAGCGGGTCGAGGACCGGCTCGGTCAGCAGGGCCGCGTTGAGGAACGGGGCCTGGCCGGGGGGGCCGCCGACGGGCGTCGTCTCGTAGTAGCGGCTGACCGTCCAGACGTGGACGTGGGGGGTGGCCCTGAGGATCTCGACCGCCTCGTCGAGGATCGCCTCGCGATCCCCCTGGTTGCTCCCCATCCCGATGATCGCCAGCGAGCCCTCGCTCATTCCGTCCTCGATTCGCGAGCCGCCGCGGTTTACAGGGAGAGCTTGCCGATGCGGTCGACGGCCTCCAGCAGCCGCGGAGTCTCGACCGTCAGGGCGACCCGGATGTAGCCGTCGGCGGTGCGGCCGAAGCCGAGGCCGGGCGTGGTCACCACGTCGGCCTCATCCAGCAGCCGGGCGCAGAGGTCGCTCGACGTGTAGCCCTTCGGGCAGGGGATCCAGACGTAGAACGTGGCCTCCGGCGAGGGGACGTCCCAGCCCAGCTTCCGCATGGCCCCGACGAAGGCGTCGCGACGCTCCTTGTACAGGGCCCGGATCGGCGGCGTCAGCTCGTCGTAGCGGTCGAGGGCCGTCTTGGCGGCGAACTGGATCGCCGTGAAGATGCCCGAGTCGCAGTTGGCCTTCACCTGCTTCAAGGCCGCGATGATCGGCTCGCCGCCGATCGCGAAGCCCACGCGCCAGCCGGTCATGTTGAACGTCTTCGAGAGGCTGTGGAACTCGATCGCCACGTCCTTCGCGCCCGGGACCTGGAGGATGCTGGGCGCGGGCTGGTCGAAGTACATCTCGTTGTAGGCGGCGTCCTGGGCGATGGTGAAGTTGTGCGCCTTCGCCAGCTCGACGACCTTGCGGAAGTACGGCAGGTCGGCCGTGCCGCCGGTCGGGTTGTTGGGGAAGTTCAGGAACATCAGCCGGGCGAGGGCGTAGACGTCGGCCGGGATCGCGTCGAGGTCGGGGCGGAAGCCCAGCGACCGCTCCAGCGGCATCGTGTAGACGTCGGCCCCGGCGAACTGGCTGGCCGAGCGGTAGACCGGGTAGCACGGGTCGGGGACCAGGCTGATCTCCGCCGGGTTCAGCACCGCCAGCGGGAAGTGGGCCAGCCCCTCCTTCGAGCCGATCAGCGGCAGGATCTCGGTCTCGGGGTCCAGATCCAGCCCGTAGCGCGTCTGGCAGAACGCGGCGATCGACTTGCGAAGCTCGGGAGAGCCCTGGTCGAGGGCGTACTGGTGGAACGCCGGGTTCTCGACGTTCTTCTGGAGGCTCTCGACGACCGGCCGCGGCGTGGGCCGGTCGGGGTCGCCGACGCCCAGGTTGATGACGTCGCGGCCCGCGGCGATGGCGGCTTTCTTCTTCTTGTCGATCTCGGCGAACAGGTACGGCGGGAGCTTCTGGAGCCGCTGAGACTTCACGAATGGGGGGGTCGCCATCGCACCAACCTCGAAATCATCACCAGGGGATCATGCGGCCCCCCAGTGTATCCCCCGCCGCGCGATCCAACAACGGGCCCGTCGCTCGCGATCGGACGACGAGTCCCGACCGCCGCGGCGACCTTGTGACCCGATGGTGATGGTCGCATACCCTTGATGTCCGGCCCGATACGTCCAATCCCCGAGCGAGAGGCCCATCATGCACCAATCCTCCCGACGGCGTCTGCAACTCGGCCTGGCCGCGGTCCTGATCGCGACGTTTGGGTCTCACGCCGCGATGGCCGCCGACGGCGCGCCGTTCGAGGGCGAGAAGTCGACGTGGCACGACGGCTTCGACCGGTATGACTACGTGATGGACGAGCAGACCTTCGCCGTCACGCCCTTCCAACGCGACGCCGACGAGCGATACGGCGTGAAGGGGCCGGCGAAGGGCCGGCGGCGGTGCATCGTGGTCGTTCCGAAGACGCCCGCGCCGGGGAATCCCTGGTCGTGGCAAGCTTGCTACTGGGATCACGAGCCGCAGACCGAGGTCGAACTGCTCCGCCGCGGGTTCCACGTCGCCTTCGTCACGCCCGAGCCGGACAAGTGCTGGGACGCCTGGTACGCCTGGCTGACGGAAAAGCACGGGCTGTCGAAGAAGCCCGCGTTCATCGGCATGAGTCGGGGCGGGGTCAACGAGTACGACTGGGCCACCGCCAATCCCGACAAGGTCTCGTGCATCTACGCCGACAACCCGGCGATCCGGCCGTCGGCGTTCGCGAAGCTCGACGAGCTGGCGAGGCGCGACGTGCCCTTGCTCAACATCTGCGGAAGCCTCGATTTCCTGCTGGAACGCCACACCCTGCCGATCGAGAACCGCTACCGCGAGCTGGGCGGGCGGGTCACCGTCATGATCAAGGAGGGCGCGGCGCACCATCCCCACAGCCTGCGCAACCCGAAGCCGATCGCCGACTGGCTCGTCGAGCACGTCCGGCCTGACGTCGTCGCCAGGCCCGACTTCCTCGACGCGAGCTGGGCGAAGACTTACTTCTACGGTAGGGAGAGCGTCTACCAGCACCTCAAGGAGGAGGACACCTACGCCACCTGCCGCGGCCCCGGATTCGTCGATTGCTACGAGAGGTACGACGCACCGGCTCCGGGTCCTTGGGGCCTGACCGGCCTGACGATCATCGCCCCCAAGACGCCCGCGGCGGGCAGGCCCTGGGTCTTCCGGGCCGATCGCTTCAACGGCGAAGTCGGGGCGGTGGATCTGGCGTTGCTCGCGAAGGGCTATCACATCGCGGCCCCTCCGCTCCTCGCCCAGGCCGGGCCGCTGCGCGAGGAGTGGGACGCCGTCTACAAGCGGATGATCGACCACGGCTTCGCCCGCAAGGCCGTGCTGGAAGGCGCAGGGACGTCGGCCGGCGAGGCCTACGCGTGGGCCGTCGAGAACCCCGACAAGGTCGCTTGCCTCTACGCCGAAAACCCCGCACTGCGCAGCCTGATGGCGAAGACGCCGCCGATCGATCGCCTCGACGTCCTGGCCAGGGCCGGCGTCCCCCTGATCCACGTCTGCGGAGCCCTCGATCCCTGGCTGGAGGGCGAGACCCGGGTCGTCGAGAGGCGATACAAGGAACTCGGCGGGACCATCACCGTCGTCGTAAAGGAAGGCGAGGGCCACTTCCCCCTCGGCCCGAAAGCCCCCGAAGCGATCGTCTCGCTGATCACCCGAACCGCGAATTGACGAAGGGCCCGGGGAGTCGCGGCGGCCGCATCGCCGCCTTCCTCTTTGCAAATCCGTCGGCCGGGAGTCTAATGAAATCGTCCGCCTGACGGGTGCTCCCGTCTCCGATCGCCGGGGACGGGGGAGAATAGGGAAGCCGGTGAAACTCCGGCGCGGGGCCGCCGCTGTGATCGGCCAGGCCCCGGACGTCGCGCCACTGCCGCAGCTTGCGGCGGGAAGGCCGTCCGGGACCGTGACGAGCCGAGAGCCAGAAGACCTGCCCGTCGGGACGCCGATCGACGAACCGGCCGAAGAGGCCGTCATCAAAGCCCACTGCCCGGCCCGGCGGAAAGGTCTGCCTCGATGTCCCCTGCCCCGAACCGTCCCCGCCGCCCGCACGGCGCAGCCGGGGGGTCGCGTCCGTGACGACGAGCCCCTGCCTCGGATTCTGCCGGCTCGACGCCTCGTCGAGCCAATGCCTGGGCTGCGCCCGCACCGCGGACGAGATCACCGCCTGGCGCGACGCCCCCCCCGCGTTCCTCGAACGGGTCTGGTCCGAACTGCCGGCGCGTCGCGAGCGCCTGGGCGTCGGCCTCCACCGCCTGAAGTGGACGCGCGACGGCCTGGTCGACTTCATCGCCGGCACCCTGCGGGCGGGCGGCGGCGCCTGGGCCTTCGGCAACTTCGGCGGGGCCTCGGAGTTCCGGGTCGATCCAGGCGAGGACTGCACGCGCGAGCTGATCGGCCCGTCGCGGGTCGTCGCGCGGACGGCCCGCGCCGCGATCCGATTCGACGTGCCCGAGCCGATCCGCGTCCTGTCGCGGGCGCGTCCCGGCGCCGAGCCGAGGCGTGGGCCGCTCGTGCTGGCGGTCCCTCGGGGCCGATCCCGCCCCGGCGCGAGGCCGGGCCTGGCGGCGTTCGGGCCCGACCGCGACGCGATCGACGGCCGCGACCGCGACGCCCGGCTCTACGACCTGGGGCTCCCCGCCCGCGGGGCCGCCTTCTGCCTGCGCACCGACGACCCCGGCCTGATCCGCAGGCTGGACGACTGCCTGGGGCTGGAGTGGCCCGACCTCTTCTCGAACCTCGGCCGGCGGATCGTCGAGGCGTCGCCGGCGCGGGTCGTGCTCGGCCCCATCGGCCGCGTCGAGGCCTTCGCGCCCATCGCCGCGATAGACGACCGGGAGCCCTTGGCGCCGATCCAGCTCGCGGGCGGGCGGGACGTGCCGAACGGGCTCGAGTCGCTCGACGCCCTCGCGCCCTGCGCCTTCTACTTCCCCGACGAGGCCGCGTCCGGGAGCCCCTCGCCGTGAGCGACCGCATCGTCCGCGTGCTGATCCTGCTGGCGCTCCTGACCGCCGTGGGCCTCGCCAGCCTGGCGGTCGGCTCGGTGCGGCTCTCGCCGGCGCAGATCGTCGCCGCGTTGTCCGATCGGGGCCCGTCGCGCGACGTCGCCACGACGATCGTCTGGGACCTGCGGCTGCCGCGGGTGATCCTGGGCAGCCTCGTCGGCCTGGCGCTAGGGGCGGCGGGGGCGGCGTATCAGGGGCTCTTCCGCAACCCGCTGGCCGATCCCTACGTCATCGGCGCGTCGACCGGGTCGGCGCTGGGGGCGACCATTGTGATCGTGACGGCCGGACAGGCCGGGGGCATGGGCTTCGGCGCCGTGCCGCTGGGGGGCTTCCTGGGGGCCATGGCCGCGGCGGGGCTGGTCTACATGTCGACCGCCTGGTGGGGCCCCGCGCCGATCGTCTCGCTGCTGCTGGCGGGCTCGGCGGTGAGCAGCTTCCTGGGGGCGATGGTCTGGCTCCTGATGGTGCTGCACGACGAGGAGCTGGCCCGGATCGTCTCGTGGCTGATGGGGAGCCTGGCGGGTCGCGGTTGGCCGGCCCTGATCGGCGGCGGGCCGTACATCGCGATCGGCTTCCTGGGGCTCTGCATCCTGTCGCGGCCGCTGGACGCGCTCTCGCTGGGCGAGCAGCCCGCGCGGGCGCTGGGGCTGCCGCTGAAGCCGATCAGCGGCCTGATCGTCGCGGCGGCGAGCCTGGCGACGGCCGCCGCGGTGGCGGTCGCGGGCGTCATCGGCTTCGTCGGCCTGATCGCACCCCACCTGGCGCGGGGCTTCGTGGGGGCTCGACACCGCTACCTGATCCCCGCCTCCGGCCTCGTCGGCGCGATCCTCCTCGTGCTGGCCGACGACCTGGCGCGCACCGTGGCCGACCCGATCGAGCTCCCCGTGGGCGTGCTCACGGCCATCCTGGGCGGGCCGTTCTTCCTCGTCGTGCTGAGGAGGTCCGTGCGATGACCGCCGGCCGACCTCCCCTGCCCCGGCTCCGGGTCCAAGGGCTTGCCTGCGGCTACGGCCGAGGCCGGCCCGACGTCCTCACCGGCGTCGAATTGGACGTCGAGGCCGGCAGCATCCTGGCGCTGCTGGGGCCCAACGGATCGGGCAAGACGACGCTGCTGCGGACGCTCGCCCGACTGCTGCCGCCGCGCGCCGGATCGATCACGGTCGACGGCGAGGACGCCTGGAAGCGCGGCCGCGCGTGGTCGCACCGGCGGGTCGCGATCGCGCTGCAGGACGAACCGCAAGGCTCGCGTCTCACGATCGACGAGGTCGTCCGCCTGGGCCGCGCCGCGCATCGGGGGTGGTGGCTGCCGATGACCGACGAGGACGGCGCGGTCGTCGAGCGAGTGCTGGAGCGGACCCGCCTGGCCCCGATCCGCGACCGGACCGTCGACGCCCTGTCGGCCGGCGAGTGGCAGCGCGTGGTGCTGGCCCAGGCGATGGCGCAGGAGCCTCGCGTCCTCCTGCTCGACGAGCCCACCGCGCACCTGGACTGGCATTATCAGTTCGAGATCCTCGAACTCGTCGACCACCTGGCGCGCGACGAGGGCCTGGCGGTCGTGCTCAGCCTGCACGACCTGAACCAGGCGTCGACCTGGGCCGACCGCATCGCCCTGCTCGCCGAAGGCGCCCTGCTCTGCGTGGGCTCGCCCGAGGAGGTCCTGACGGCCGACCTCCTCGCCCGCGCCTACCGCTGCCCGGTCCTGGTCGACCGCCACCCCCTCACGGGCGCCCCGATGGTCCTCCCCCCGCCCCGTTCCCGTCGCGGGGCCGAAGAAACGAGGAAGCCATGAGCGACTCAACCGTGACCCTCAAGTCCTTCCGCCCTCGCCAGGGAGGGTGGCCCGCGGGGCCGAATGAGGGAGATCTCGCAGGCTCACGCTCGCGCCTCGCTCTTCGGCCGAGTCGCGAAGGTTCAGCCATGCCGGCGCCGTTCGCGAAATCCGACGACCCTCATCCGGCCCTGCGGGCCGCCTTCTCCCGGGGGGAGAAGGTCGTGATCCGCCCCACCGTGCTCGCCTTGCTCGCCATGTTGACGGCTTGCCGCCAGGCGAAAGAGTCCGGCCCGCCCGCCGCGCCCCCCGCGCCGATCCCGGCCGTTCGGATCACGAGCCAAGGGGCAGGCTGGCCGCTGGAAGTGGTCGACTCGCTCGGGCGCAAGGTCGTCCTGCGGGAGCCGGCCCGACGTGTCGTCTCGCTCGTGCCGTCGAACACGGAGATCCTGTTCGCCGTCGGGGCCGGCGACCGGGTCGTGGGCGTGACGATGATGGACGACTATCCGCCCGAGGCGAAGGAGCGGAAGTCGATCGGCGGGATGGCGCCGGGGAGCGTGAACCTGGAGACCCTGACGGCGCTCAAGCCCGACCTCGTGCTGGCGACGGGGGGCGTGCAGCAGCCGCTCGTCGAGCCGCTCGAACGCCTCGGCCTGGCAGTGGTCGCGCTCGACGCCGAGCGTCCCGAGGACGTGGCCGCGAACATCCGCCTCGTCGGCCGGCTCGTCGACCGAGGCGCCGAAGGCGAGGCGCTCGCGTCGAAGTTCGTCGAGAGGCTCGACGCCGTGCGCCGCCGCGTCGCGGCGCGGCAAGACCGGCGGCCGAAGGTGCTCTACCTCCTGTACGACGACCCCCTGATGACCGTCGGCCCGGGGACGTTCCTGGGCCGGATGATCGAGGAGGCCGGCGGCGACAACGTCTTCGGCGACGTCTCGGCGCGCTACCCCACGCCCAGCGACGAGGAGGTCCTCGTCCGCGCCCCGGAGGTCGTCCTCGCAACTTTCGGGCTCATGGGCGGCGGCGGCCGACCCGAGACCGAGAACCAGGCCCGCCTGCTGAAACGCCCCGGCTGGCGCGACGTCCCCGCCGTCCGCGAGCGCCGCATCCACGCCCTGGACGAGAACCTCACGACCCGCGTCGGCCCCCGGCTCGTCGAGGGCCTGGAGTCGATCGAGCGCGCCCTGGCCCCGCCGGGCGGCTGACCCGCTCGATCAGCTCGACGCGGCGGCCGGCGGTGACGGGGGCGGGAGCAGGACCTTTTTCTCCTGGAACCGCTTCTTGAGGCGGCGGAGGAACTCGCGCTTGACGTTCCACTGCTGGAGCGGCAGCGTCTTGATCGAGAAGAGGATCACGGCCGCCGAGTCGGTCAGCGCGTCGACCCCCATCATGTTCAGGTCGTCGACGATCATGAGCCGGAGGTTCGGATCCTGGCGCAGCTCCTTGCCCAGGTCCTGGATGATCGCGATGACGCGGTCGACGTCCTCCTCCCAGGCGATCCGGACCGCGAACGAGGCGCTCGACCAGCCGTGGGTCATGTTGACGACCGAGGTCGTGGCGCCGTTGGGGAGGAAGTGGAGCGCGCCGTCGCCGTCGCGCAGGGCGGTCATCCGCAGCGTGATCTGCTCCACCTGGCCGCTGTGGTCGCCGATCTTGACCACGTCCTTGAGTTTGTACTGGTTCTCCAGCAGGATCATGAAGCCGTAGAAGAAGTCCTTGATCAGGTTCTGGGCGCCGAACGCCACCGCGACGCCGGCCACGGCGGCTCCTCCGAGGAGGGGGGCGACCGGGATGCCCACCTGGCTGAGAAGCGTCGAGATCCCGCCCAGCAACACGACGACGCTGCCGGTGTTCTGGAGCACGCTGACGAGCGTGTCCATCCGGTTGTCGCGCTCGGCCTTCGAGCCCCGCAGCCCGCGCGACGCGAACAGCTCCACGACCTTCTGGGCGTATCGGCTGACCAGCAGGTAGAGCAGCGACATCACGATCAAGGTCGCCACGATCGGCGGCCCGTGCTCGAAGAGCCAGGCCTTCATGTTGTGCGTCGAGAAGGGGCTCTCCAGGGCCTCGACCGTCTCCTGGGTCTTCTCCAGGCCCTCCTGGGCCGACTGGGCGCGGAGGCTCGTCCGCTGGAGCGCGTCGACCACGAGGGCCCGCTCCTCGACCATCTCCTCGAACCGGTTTTTGAGCTGCTTCACGTCCTCGGAGGCGGTGCGGATCCGGCGGTCCATCGCGCCCAGGGCGTCGC
The DNA window shown above is from Paludisphaera mucosa and carries:
- a CDS encoding SDR family NAD(P)-dependent oxidoreductase, which gives rise to MGQVRSWKDTRALVTGASSGLGRAVAEDLVRRGASVVLTGRSLARLDETARGLIAAGADPDRVAVVAADLTVEADRNRLFDAVRKRFGALDLVVNNAGVGATGQFDTHEAWVLRRVFEINFFAMAEVCRAALPLLGEGVDPVMLVMGSINARRGLPGRVEYSASKFAVSGFVESIRIEWRRYGIHVLQVNPGFTATPFDENAVAKTARVSVADWRTASPEFVAAAALRAVEKKKREITLSGKGRMLVLANRIAPWFVDWGLSRWILRKFPDSPVLRKPKPKKQVGQVS
- the smpB gene encoding SsrA-binding protein SmpB; this translates as MAKKDAGKSASKGKDDSDGIKIVARNRRARFDYDLIEKVEAGIVLTGTEVKSLRNGKASLDEAYAEVNRDEIWLNGCDIPEYLQANRMNHVPKRPRKLLLHRKEIEKLAGRTHERGITLVPLMIYFKKGMAKVEISVAKGRKTYDKREALKKQEAKRDIDRATRRRD
- the folK gene encoding 2-amino-4-hydroxy-6-hydroxymethyldihydropteridine diphosphokinase, encoding MSEGSLAIIGMGSNQGDREAILDEAVEILRATPHVHVWTVSRYYETTPVGGPPGQAPFLNAALLTEPVLDPLSLLERLHEVEARLGRVRDERWGARTLDLDLLLYGQEVRRTPQITVPHPRLPFRRFALVPAVEIAPWSLDPLTNMTVNELLASLDRRPSLIAVAAANPDDAGAVELASEVHSRIVQALGAESLRRDALKGDPPSGFPAHPRDRLFAEVRAAAHRMPESKWRQSGLGDRWLAADFALDLELRRAASMEASEPAVDEGRWKGVWNLFTYERAAAAAVDRALTPTFVVLIGREAAAIRDGGFPRPVLVPESSDPAAIVAEAVVACHATRA
- a CDS encoding LL-diaminopimelate aminotransferase, with translation MATPPFVKSQRLQKLPPYLFAEIDKKKKAAIAAGRDVINLGVGDPDRPTPRPVVESLQKNVENPAFHQYALDQGSPELRKSIAAFCQTRYGLDLDPETEILPLIGSKEGLAHFPLAVLNPAEISLVPDPCYPVYRSASQFAGADVYTMPLERSLGFRPDLDAIPADVYALARLMFLNFPNNPTGGTADLPYFRKVVELAKAHNFTIAQDAAYNEMYFDQPAPSILQVPGAKDVAIEFHSLSKTFNMTGWRVGFAIGGEPIIAALKQVKANCDSGIFTAIQFAAKTALDRYDELTPPIRALYKERRDAFVGAMRKLGWDVPSPEATFYVWIPCPKGYTSSDLCARLLDEADVVTTPGLGFGRTADGYIRVALTVETPRLLEAVDRIGKLSL
- a CDS encoding alpha/beta fold hydrolase, with the protein product MHQSSRRRLQLGLAAVLIATFGSHAAMAADGAPFEGEKSTWHDGFDRYDYVMDEQTFAVTPFQRDADERYGVKGPAKGRRRCIVVVPKTPAPGNPWSWQACYWDHEPQTEVELLRRGFHVAFVTPEPDKCWDAWYAWLTEKHGLSKKPAFIGMSRGGVNEYDWATANPDKVSCIYADNPAIRPSAFAKLDELARRDVPLLNICGSLDFLLERHTLPIENRYRELGGRVTVMIKEGAAHHPHSLRNPKPIADWLVEHVRPDVVARPDFLDASWAKTYFYGRESVYQHLKEEDTYATCRGPGFVDCYERYDAPAPGPWGLTGLTIIAPKTPAAGRPWVFRADRFNGEVGAVDLALLAKGYHIAAPPLLAQAGPLREEWDAVYKRMIDHGFARKAVLEGAGTSAGEAYAWAVENPDKVACLYAENPALRSLMAKTPPIDRLDVLARAGVPLIHVCGALDPWLEGETRVVERRYKELGGTITVVVKEGEGHFPLGPKAPEAIVSLITRTAN
- a CDS encoding DUF1289 domain-containing protein → MTTSPCLGFCRLDASSSQCLGCARTADEITAWRDAPPAFLERVWSELPARRERLGVGLHRLKWTRDGLVDFIAGTLRAGGGAWAFGNFGGASEFRVDPGEDCTRELIGPSRVVARTARAAIRFDVPEPIRVLSRARPGAEPRRGPLVLAVPRGRSRPGARPGLAAFGPDRDAIDGRDRDARLYDLGLPARGAAFCLRTDDPGLIRRLDDCLGLEWPDLFSNLGRRIVEASPARVVLGPIGRVEAFAPIAAIDDREPLAPIQLAGGRDVPNGLESLDALAPCAFYFPDEAASGSPSP
- a CDS encoding FecCD family ABC transporter permease encodes the protein MSDRIVRVLILLALLTAVGLASLAVGSVRLSPAQIVAALSDRGPSRDVATTIVWDLRLPRVILGSLVGLALGAAGAAYQGLFRNPLADPYVIGASTGSALGATIVIVTAGQAGGMGFGAVPLGGFLGAMAAAGLVYMSTAWWGPAPIVSLLLAGSAVSSFLGAMVWLLMVLHDEELARIVSWLMGSLAGRGWPALIGGGPYIAIGFLGLCILSRPLDALSLGEQPARALGLPLKPISGLIVAAASLATAAAVAVAGVIGFVGLIAPHLARGFVGARHRYLIPASGLVGAILLVLADDLARTVADPIELPVGVLTAILGGPFFLVVLRRSVR
- a CDS encoding ABC transporter ATP-binding protein — its product is MTAGRPPLPRLRVQGLACGYGRGRPDVLTGVELDVEAGSILALLGPNGSGKTTLLRTLARLLPPRAGSITVDGEDAWKRGRAWSHRRVAIALQDEPQGSRLTIDEVVRLGRAAHRGWWLPMTDEDGAVVERVLERTRLAPIRDRTVDALSAGEWQRVVLAQAMAQEPRVLLLDEPTAHLDWHYQFEILELVDHLARDEGLAVVLSLHDLNQASTWADRIALLAEGALLCVGSPEEVLTADLLARAYRCPVLVDRHPLTGAPMVLPPPRSRRGAEETRKP
- a CDS encoding ABC transporter substrate-binding protein — translated: MPAPFAKSDDPHPALRAAFSRGEKVVIRPTVLALLAMLTACRQAKESGPPAAPPAPIPAVRITSQGAGWPLEVVDSLGRKVVLREPARRVVSLVPSNTEILFAVGAGDRVVGVTMMDDYPPEAKERKSIGGMAPGSVNLETLTALKPDLVLATGGVQQPLVEPLERLGLAVVALDAERPEDVAANIRLVGRLVDRGAEGEALASKFVERLDAVRRRVAARQDRRPKVLYLLYDDPLMTVGPGTFLGRMIEEAGGDNVFGDVSARYPTPSDEEVLVRAPEVVLATFGLMGGGGRPETENQARLLKRPGWRDVPAVRERRIHALDENLTTRVGPRLVEGLESIERALAPPGG